In one window of Hymenobacter nivis DNA:
- the kdpB gene encoding potassium-transporting ATPase subunit KdpB translates to MATQSQSLFQPALVREAIGQAFVKLDPRVMFRNPVMFTVEIGTVVMFFLTIGLLFKPDAAQGSFGYNFTVFFVLFLTLLFANFAEAIAEARGKAQADSLRKTRQDTPANVRMEDGKMVAMSSAQIQKGQVFVVEAGELIPTDGEIIEGLATIDESAITGESAPVIREAGGDKSSVTGGTMVLSDRIVVQVTTAPGESFLDKMIALVEGASRQKTPNEIALTILLAGFTLVFVIVCVTLAPFAEYSKTPIAISAFIALFVCLIPTTIGGLLSAIGIAGMDRALRANVITKSGKAVETAGDIDVLLLDKTGTITIGNRKATHFWPAPGVPMLEFVERATIGSLTDETPEGKSIVELARDNKVDPQALQSRLDGAELIKFTAETRSSGVTLGDGTRIRKGAADAIRKLAEAAGQTYHDDVADRVKAVASNGGTPLVVSENDRVLGVVELQDIIKPGIQERFERLRRMGIKTVMVTGDNPLTAKFIAEKAGVDDFIAEAKPEDKMQYIRAEQQAGKLVAMMGDGTNDAPALAQADVGVAMNSGTQAAKEAGNMVDLDNDPTKLIEVVEIGKQLLMTRGTLTTFSIANDVAKYFAIVPALFMVAIPALGALNVMGLKSPQSAILSAVIFNALIIPALVPLALKGVAYQAVGASALLRRNLLIYGLGGVVVPFIGIKAIDLVVGLFL, encoded by the coding sequence CACGGTGGTGATGTTCTTCCTCACCATCGGCCTGCTCTTCAAGCCCGATGCCGCGCAGGGCAGCTTTGGCTACAACTTCACGGTATTCTTCGTGCTGTTTCTGACCCTGTTGTTTGCCAACTTTGCCGAGGCCATTGCCGAGGCGCGGGGCAAAGCCCAGGCCGACTCCCTGCGCAAAACTCGCCAGGATACGCCCGCTAACGTGCGGATGGAAGACGGCAAAATGGTAGCCATGAGTTCGGCCCAGATCCAGAAAGGGCAGGTTTTCGTAGTTGAAGCCGGGGAATTGATTCCCACCGACGGCGAGATTATTGAGGGCCTCGCCACCATCGACGAGTCAGCCATCACGGGCGAGTCGGCCCCGGTTATCCGCGAGGCGGGCGGCGATAAATCGTCGGTTACGGGCGGCACGATGGTGCTCTCCGACCGCATCGTGGTGCAGGTGACGACGGCCCCCGGCGAGTCGTTCCTCGACAAGATGATTGCGCTGGTGGAAGGCGCTTCGCGGCAGAAAACGCCCAACGAAATTGCCCTTACCATCCTGCTGGCCGGCTTCACGCTGGTGTTCGTGATTGTGTGCGTGACGCTGGCCCCATTTGCCGAGTATTCCAAAACGCCCATCGCCATTTCGGCCTTCATTGCCCTGTTTGTGTGCCTGATACCCACCACCATCGGCGGGCTGCTCTCGGCCATCGGCATTGCGGGCATGGACCGGGCCCTGCGGGCCAACGTCATCACCAAGAGCGGTAAAGCCGTGGAAACGGCCGGCGACATCGACGTGCTGCTGCTGGATAAAACCGGCACCATCACCATCGGCAACCGCAAAGCCACCCACTTCTGGCCCGCCCCCGGCGTGCCGATGCTGGAGTTTGTGGAGCGGGCCACCATCGGCTCGCTCACCGACGAAACGCCCGAGGGCAAAAGCATTGTGGAGCTGGCCCGCGACAACAAGGTGGACCCCCAGGCCCTGCAAAGCCGCCTCGACGGGGCCGAACTGATCAAGTTCACGGCCGAAACCCGCTCTTCGGGCGTGACGCTCGGCGACGGCACCCGCATCCGCAAGGGCGCCGCCGATGCCATCCGCAAGCTGGCCGAGGCCGCCGGCCAAACCTACCACGACGACGTGGCCGACCGCGTAAAGGCCGTGGCCAGCAACGGCGGCACCCCGCTGGTGGTGAGCGAAAACGACCGCGTGCTGGGCGTGGTGGAATTGCAGGACATCATCAAGCCCGGCATCCAGGAGCGGTTCGAGCGCCTGCGCCGGATGGGCATTAAAACCGTGATGGTGACCGGCGACAACCCCCTCACCGCCAAGTTCATCGCCGAAAAAGCCGGCGTGGACGACTTCATCGCCGAGGCCAAGCCCGAAGACAAGATGCAGTACATCCGCGCCGAGCAGCAAGCCGGCAAGCTGGTGGCCATGATGGGCGATGGCACCAACGACGCCCCCGCCCTGGCCCAGGCCGACGTGGGAGTGGCCATGAACTCCGGCACCCAGGCCGCCAAGGAAGCCGGCAACATGGTAGACCTCGACAACGACCCCACCAAACTCATTGAGGTGGTGGAGATTGGCAAGCAGCTGCTGATGACCCGCGGCACCCTCACCACGTTCAGCATTGCCAACGACGTGGCCAAGTACTTCGCCATTGTGCCGGCCCTGTTCATGGTGGCCATCCCCGCGCTGGGGGCCCTAAACGTGATGGGGCTCAAGTCGCCGCAGTCGGCCATTCTGAGCGCCGTTATTTTCAACGCCCTCATCATTCCGGCGCTGGTGCCGCTGGCGCTCAAGGGCGTGGCCTACCAGGCCGTGGGCGCGTCGGCGCTGCTGCGCCGCAACCTGCTCATTTATGGCCTGGGCGGGGTGGTGGTGCCTTTTATCGGCATCAAAGCCATTGACCTGGTAGTGGGGCTCTTTTTGTAG
- the kdpC gene encoding potassium-transporting ATPase subunit KdpC has protein sequence MKNQLLPAIRFTALMLVLCCVLYPAIVWAVAQLAPGRGEGVQISRNGRVVGFANVGQKFDKPEYFNSRPSTVDYHADGSGASNKGPSNPEYLAQVKARLDTFLVRNPGVKAADVPAELLTASGSGLDPHLSPQGALVQVARVAAARRLAPARVQALVQQHVEPGLLGPDKVNVLELNLALDALAQPAGR, from the coding sequence ATGAAAAATCAACTGCTTCCCGCCATCCGTTTCACCGCGCTCATGCTTGTGCTTTGCTGCGTGCTATATCCGGCTATCGTGTGGGCCGTGGCCCAGCTGGCTCCCGGCCGGGGCGAGGGCGTGCAAATCAGCCGCAACGGCCGCGTGGTAGGCTTTGCCAACGTCGGCCAGAAATTCGACAAGCCCGAATACTTCAACTCCCGCCCTTCAACCGTCGACTACCACGCCGACGGCTCCGGGGCCTCCAACAAAGGCCCTTCCAATCCCGAGTACCTGGCCCAAGTGAAGGCCCGCCTCGACACGTTTCTGGTGCGCAACCCCGGGGTGAAAGCCGCCGATGTACCCGCCGAGCTGCTCACGGCCAGCGGCTCGGGCCTCGACCCACACCTCTCACCCCAGGGGGCCCTGGTGCAGGTGGCGCGGGTGGCCGCCGCCCGCCGCCTGGCCCCGGCCCGGGTGCAGGCCCTAGTGCAGCAGCACGTCGAGCCCGGCCTGCTGGGCCCCGACAAAGTGAACGTGCTGGAACTCAACCTGGCGCTTGATGCGCTGGCCCAGCCCGCGGGCCGCTAA
- a CDS encoding outer membrane beta-barrel protein, with the protein MLPKPLLTALLAAGSFAPALAQTTETGAAQNPVIKGDTAKAVAYSAPAGAPAPAAKIPFDGMDLSWVNGQNRQQNFPLQFKDKDGETVLTATTFLDGYYNYNFARPLDHTQTISAVTGRAQEFSVALASIGIESNYKNIIGRLWLQTGSMLNVIQETDASVLRGRNTGTTIGANGVNNGVGITTNNLKYIREAAAGYHFNVAYGLNLELGIFMSYIGLESYVTQENWSYQRSLVCDFTPFYFQGARAQFYPSKKFKTELWLMNGWQTYHTYNNRPAIGNSNYYRPNENLQLVANFYYGNDSRPTADSLAVGRASYPNVQRFHHDNSIVARYYHKDKRGPLHGITQAAFSLNTHFGFQSGDGVAIKNNYMVGSSLANRIWFAKNKLAVTTRVGFVNNPSRYLSFNPAVPGGDGTNAFTRTDAKNLRAEEGTITFDMMPSDFVTFRVEYVHRSANVPYFAGPGGTTSPSGYADQVLPRSYQPDLRDYENRLIFAVNFRL; encoded by the coding sequence TTGTTACCGAAACCTTTGCTGACGGCCCTGCTGGCCGCCGGCTCTTTTGCCCCGGCCCTGGCCCAAACTACTGAAACCGGCGCCGCCCAAAACCCCGTTATCAAAGGCGATACGGCCAAGGCCGTGGCCTACTCGGCCCCCGCGGGGGCCCCGGCACCGGCCGCCAAAATCCCCTTCGACGGCATGGACCTGAGCTGGGTGAACGGCCAGAACCGCCAGCAGAACTTTCCGCTTCAGTTTAAGGACAAGGACGGCGAAACGGTGCTCACGGCCACCACGTTCCTTGATGGCTACTACAACTACAACTTCGCCCGGCCCCTCGACCATACCCAGACGATTTCGGCCGTGACGGGCCGCGCCCAGGAATTCTCGGTGGCGCTGGCCAGCATCGGCATCGAGAGCAACTATAAAAACATCATCGGCCGCCTGTGGCTGCAAACGGGCTCGATGCTGAACGTGATTCAGGAAACCGACGCCTCGGTGCTGCGCGGCCGCAACACGGGCACTACCATTGGGGCCAACGGCGTGAATAACGGCGTGGGCATCACCACCAACAACCTCAAGTACATCCGCGAGGCGGCGGCCGGCTACCACTTCAACGTGGCCTACGGCCTGAACCTGGAGCTGGGCATTTTCATGAGCTACATCGGCCTGGAAAGCTACGTGACCCAGGAAAACTGGAGCTACCAGCGTAGCCTGGTCTGCGATTTCACCCCCTTCTACTTCCAGGGGGCCCGGGCGCAGTTCTACCCCAGCAAGAAGTTCAAAACCGAGCTGTGGCTGATGAACGGCTGGCAGACTTACCACACCTATAACAACCGCCCGGCCATCGGCAACTCGAACTACTACCGGCCCAACGAAAATCTCCAGCTGGTGGCCAACTTCTACTACGGCAACGACTCGCGGCCGACGGCCGATAGCCTGGCCGTTGGCCGGGCCAGCTACCCCAACGTGCAGCGCTTCCACCACGATAACTCCATCGTGGCCCGCTACTACCACAAAGACAAGCGGGGGCCCCTGCACGGCATCACGCAGGCCGCCTTCAGCCTCAACACCCACTTTGGCTTCCAGAGCGGCGACGGGGTAGCCATCAAGAACAACTACATGGTGGGCAGCTCGCTGGCCAACCGCATCTGGTTTGCCAAAAACAAGCTGGCCGTGACCACCCGCGTGGGCTTTGTGAACAACCCCTCGCGCTACCTCAGCTTCAACCCGGCCGTGCCGGGCGGCGACGGCACCAACGCCTTTACCCGCACCGATGCCAAAAACCTGCGGGCCGAAGAAGGCACGATTACCTTCGACATGATGCCCTCGGACTTCGTGACCTTCCGGGTAGAGTACGTGCACCGCTCGGCCAACGTGCCCTACTTCGCCGGACCCGGCGGCACCACCTCGCCCAGCGGCTACGCCGACCAGGTGCTACCGCGCTCGTACCAGCCCGACCTGCGCGACTACGAAAACCGCCTGATTTTTGCTGTCAACTTTAGGCTTTAA
- a CDS encoding outer membrane beta-barrel protein, producing MKYALALILSIGTTLAFGQQPVPGQNPSPAPPAGTLPTVDGTNGRSLPSPLASLPFPSSEWDGAPVVGISAEAANYPLQKALGLTKSRFKIYGWASIGGNLSTSHDSNAPTSYNLVPNQVVLDQLILRIERQPNTIQTDHMDWGFLVDNIFGTDYRYTIAKGIFSDRLLAGNHLYGYDPTQFYGLLYLPKIGQGTLLKVGRFISPADIEAQWAPDNYLYSHSLMFTVDPYTFMGAQATVRLSPYWQIELGVHGGNDVAVWNESAHLNGLAMFRYVSRTNNNSIYAGINSIGSGQYSHEHDNLQMAVATWGHRFNAKVHTQSEVYYIWQYDALVGGTVIDGPGRRFYQGTGAGALHPGTSNAVGAVNYTQVQLGKLTYLSVRNDLLVDPQGNRTSYATAYSSHTVGVVHHFSELVRIRPEVRYERAYAAGATPYDNGQKRDQFTAAMDVVVRF from the coding sequence GTGAAGTACGCACTGGCCCTGATCCTGAGCATTGGTACAACGCTGGCTTTTGGCCAGCAGCCCGTGCCCGGCCAAAACCCTAGCCCCGCCCCACCGGCGGGGACCCTGCCCACCGTGGACGGCACCAACGGCCGCAGCTTGCCCTCGCCGCTGGCCTCGCTGCCGTTTCCCAGCTCGGAGTGGGACGGGGCCCCGGTGGTAGGCATCTCGGCCGAAGCAGCCAATTACCCGCTGCAAAAGGCCCTGGGGCTAACCAAAAGCCGCTTTAAAATTTACGGCTGGGCCAGCATCGGCGGCAACCTGAGCACCTCGCACGACTCGAACGCACCGACTTCCTACAACCTGGTGCCCAACCAGGTAGTGCTCGACCAGCTGATTCTGCGCATCGAGCGCCAGCCCAACACCATCCAGACCGACCACATGGACTGGGGCTTTCTGGTGGACAATATATTCGGCACCGACTACCGCTACACTATCGCCAAGGGCATTTTCAGCGACCGGCTGCTGGCCGGCAACCACCTCTACGGCTACGACCCTACCCAGTTCTACGGCCTGCTGTACCTGCCTAAAATCGGGCAGGGCACGCTGCTGAAGGTGGGCCGCTTCATTTCGCCGGCCGACATCGAGGCCCAGTGGGCCCCCGACAACTACCTGTACTCGCACTCGCTGATGTTCACCGTGGACCCCTACACCTTCATGGGGGCCCAGGCCACAGTGCGCCTCAGCCCGTACTGGCAAATTGAGCTGGGCGTGCATGGCGGCAACGACGTGGCCGTGTGGAACGAGTCGGCGCACCTCAACGGGCTGGCCATGTTCCGCTACGTGTCGCGCACCAACAACAACTCCATCTACGCGGGCATCAACTCCATTGGCAGCGGGCAGTACAGCCACGAGCACGACAACCTGCAAATGGCCGTGGCTACCTGGGGCCACCGCTTCAACGCCAAGGTGCACACCCAATCCGAAGTTTACTACATCTGGCAGTACGACGCGCTGGTGGGCGGCACCGTGATTGACGGCCCCGGCCGCCGCTTCTACCAGGGCACCGGCGCGGGGGCCCTGCACCCGGGCACCTCCAACGCCGTGGGGGCCGTGAACTACACCCAGGTGCAGCTCGGCAAGCTTACCTACCTCTCGGTGCGCAACGACCTGCTGGTGGACCCGCAGGGCAACCGCACGAGCTATGCCACGGCCTACTCCAGCCACACCGTGGGCGTGGTGCACCACTTCAGCGAGCTGGTGCGCATCCGGCCCGAGGTGCGCTACGAGCGGGCCTACGCCGCCGGCGCCACGCCCTACGACAACGGCCAGAAGAGAGACCAGTTCACGGCGGCGATGGACGTGGTGGTGCGGTTTTGA
- a CDS encoding KUP/HAK/KT family potassium transporter, translating into MLQSLTPTPHASLQNKATTAGTLIALGIVYGDIGTSPLYTVRGVFVSRPVTEDVVLGTVSAIIWTLTLLTTVKYVFIAMKADNNGEGGILSLYALLRRLKIKWLYLPAIIGAAALLADGIITPPISVASAIEGLRILKPDLDTVPIVLVIIVGLFTFQQAGTAIIGKLFGPVMLVFFSMLAVLGATHLVQDWSILRALNPYYALHMIITEPGGFWLLGSIFLCSTGAEALYADMGHVGRSNIYVSWTFVKICLLLNYLGQGAWLLQHLGAPLGERNLFFLMIPAWGLLPAIIICTLATIIASQALISGSFTLIIEALRLNFWPKVKISYPTELRGQAYVSSLNWILCAGCVGVVLHFRESGRMEAAFGLAVTVTMLMTTVLLAYYLRLHRRSVVLIGLLLAVYFTVEGSFLVANLRKFTQGGWLSVLLGTALLLVMVSWIQGRRIRNQLAQFTPLADYLPLLAKLSVDQTVAKFATHLVYLTKSNDPKQVENGIVHSLFRKNPKRADMYYLIHVVTTDDPYTKTYHVTHILPDNLMRIEFRLGFRVDHAINYMFRQVLTDLVKTEDLDLTSRYESLRGQDMTGDFEFVILNRTLPYQGQLPAWQNAVLRGYGALRWLGASEQQSFGLDNSSFTIENVPLALPPRPELSLTRD; encoded by the coding sequence ATGCTCCAAAGCCTTACCCCCACCCCGCACGCTTCCCTCCAAAATAAGGCCACCACGGCCGGCACGCTCATCGCCCTTGGCATCGTGTACGGCGACATCGGCACCTCGCCCCTGTACACCGTGCGGGGCGTGTTCGTGAGCCGGCCCGTGACGGAAGACGTGGTGCTGGGCACGGTGTCGGCCATCATCTGGACGCTCACGCTGCTCACGACGGTGAAGTACGTGTTCATCGCCATGAAGGCCGACAACAACGGCGAGGGCGGCATTCTGTCGCTGTACGCGCTGCTGCGGCGGCTCAAAATCAAGTGGTTGTACTTGCCGGCCATCATCGGGGCGGCGGCGCTGCTGGCCGACGGCATTATCACGCCGCCCATCTCGGTGGCCTCGGCCATCGAGGGGCTGCGCATCCTCAAGCCCGACCTCGACACGGTGCCCATCGTGCTGGTGATTATCGTGGGGCTGTTCACCTTCCAGCAGGCGGGCACGGCCATCATCGGCAAGCTGTTTGGGCCGGTGATGCTGGTATTTTTCAGCATGCTGGCCGTGCTCGGGGCCACCCACCTGGTACAGGACTGGAGCATTCTGCGGGCCCTGAACCCATACTACGCCCTGCACATGATCATCACGGAGCCGGGCGGGTTCTGGCTGCTGGGTTCCATCTTTTTGTGCAGCACCGGGGCCGAGGCCCTGTACGCCGACATGGGCCACGTGGGCCGCTCCAACATTTACGTGTCGTGGACGTTCGTCAAAATCTGCCTGCTGCTCAACTACCTGGGCCAGGGAGCCTGGCTACTCCAGCACCTGGGGGCCCCGCTGGGCGAGCGGAATTTATTCTTCCTGATGATCCCGGCCTGGGGACTGCTGCCGGCCATCATCATCTGCACGCTGGCCACGATTATTGCGTCGCAGGCGCTCATTTCGGGCTCGTTCACGCTCATCATCGAGGCGCTGCGGCTCAATTTCTGGCCCAAGGTCAAAATCTCCTACCCCACCGAGCTGCGCGGCCAGGCCTACGTGTCGTCGCTGAACTGGATCCTGTGCGCCGGCTGCGTGGGCGTGGTGCTGCACTTCCGCGAGTCGGGCCGCATGGAGGCGGCCTTCGGCCTGGCCGTAACGGTGACCATGCTGATGACCACCGTGTTACTGGCCTATTACCTGCGCCTGCACCGCCGCAGCGTGGTGCTCATCGGCCTGCTGCTGGCGGTGTACTTCACCGTAGAGGGCTCGTTTCTGGTGGCCAACCTGCGCAAGTTCACCCAGGGCGGCTGGCTGAGCGTGCTGCTGGGCACGGCCCTGCTGCTGGTGATGGTGAGCTGGATTCAGGGCCGGCGCATCCGCAACCAGCTGGCCCAGTTCACGCCCCTGGCCGATTACCTGCCCCTGCTGGCCAAGTTGAGCGTGGACCAGACGGTGGCCAAGTTCGCCACCCACCTGGTATACCTCACCAAGTCGAACGACCCCAAGCAGGTGGAGAATGGCATCGTCCACAGCCTGTTCCGCAAAAATCCCAAGCGGGCCGACATGTACTACCTCATCCACGTGGTGACCACCGACGACCCCTACACCAAGACCTACCACGTGACGCACATCCTGCCCGACAACCTGATGCGCATCGAGTTCCGCCTGGGCTTCCGGGTGGACCACGCCATCAACTACATGTTCCGGCAGGTGCTCACAGACCTGGTGAAAACCGAGGACCTCGACCTCACCTCGCGCTACGAATCGCTGCGCGGCCAGGACATGACCGGCGACTTTGAGTTTGTCATCCTCAACCGCACCCTCCCCTACCAGGGCCAGCTACCGGCCTGGCAGAACGCCGTGCTGCGCGGCTACGGGGCCCTGCGCTGGCTGGGGGCCAGCGAGCAGCAGAGCTTCGGGCTCGACAACTCTTCTTTCACCATTGAAAACGTACCCCTGGCCCTGCCGCCCCGCCCCGAGCTATCCCTCACCCGCGACTAA
- a CDS encoding porin — protein sequence MSLSIRFLAAALLATGLLRPARAQQVPAAPAPAPTSTTTTAPPAAPTTVGAATTAAAATADTGAEELKPEFFGYVGVYYGYDFNNPASLTRPGFIYSESLHNQIALNLALLGARYTGKRVRGTFAIQTGTYPDANYAAEPGIFKNIYEAWAGVKVANNLWLDAGIFLSHIGLEGPNSRDNLTLTRSIMADNSPYYEAGAKLTYDKGKKWLFSFLTINGWQVIRDRNQNQAIGTQIQFRPSAKVLLNSSTFLGEGRNVPDSLGIRLRYFHDFYVTYDPSKKWKIAAAFDTGWQEKLDGRGGYDAWQGGSLIVRRRLWERAGLVGRAEFYHDPAGVLAPTRAGGLRTTGYSLGFDYLPVPRVILRAEVKEFVDKNQVYQKEKSFGRTNVAATLMIGFTL from the coding sequence ATGTCCCTTTCTATTCGTTTTCTCGCGGCCGCGCTGTTGGCCACCGGCTTGCTAAGGCCGGCCCGTGCCCAGCAGGTACCAGCGGCCCCCGCGCCGGCCCCCACCAGCACCACCACCACGGCCCCGCCCGCGGCGCCAACTACAGTGGGCGCCGCCACTACTGCCGCCGCCGCCACGGCCGACACGGGGGCCGAAGAACTCAAACCCGAGTTTTTTGGCTACGTGGGCGTGTACTACGGCTACGATTTCAACAATCCCGCCAGCCTGACGCGGCCGGGCTTCATCTACTCCGAGAGCCTGCACAACCAGATTGCCTTGAACCTGGCCCTGCTGGGGGCCCGCTACACAGGCAAGCGGGTGCGCGGCACCTTCGCCATCCAAACCGGTACCTACCCCGACGCCAACTACGCCGCCGAGCCGGGCATCTTCAAAAATATCTACGAGGCCTGGGCCGGGGTAAAAGTGGCCAATAACCTGTGGCTCGACGCCGGTATTTTTCTCTCGCACATCGGCCTGGAGGGCCCCAACTCGCGCGATAACCTCACGCTCACGCGCTCCATCATGGCCGACAACTCGCCCTACTACGAGGCCGGCGCCAAGCTCACCTACGACAAGGGCAAGAAGTGGCTGTTCTCGTTCCTGACCATCAACGGCTGGCAGGTCATCCGCGACCGCAACCAGAACCAAGCCATCGGCACCCAAATCCAGTTTCGGCCCAGCGCCAAGGTGCTGCTCAACTCCAGCACGTTCCTTGGCGAGGGCCGCAACGTGCCCGATTCGCTCGGTATCCGGCTGCGCTACTTCCACGACTTCTACGTCACCTACGACCCCTCGAAGAAATGGAAAATTGCCGCGGCCTTCGATACCGGCTGGCAGGAGAAGCTCGACGGCCGCGGCGGCTACGACGCCTGGCAGGGCGGCTCGCTCATTGTGCGCCGCCGCCTCTGGGAGCGGGCGGGCCTGGTGGGCCGGGCCGAGTTTTACCACGACCCCGCGGGCGTGCTGGCCCCCACGCGGGCGGGCGGCCTGCGCACTACGGGCTACTCGCTGGGCTTCGACTACCTGCCGGTGCCGCGCGTCATCCTGCGGGCCGAGGTGAAGGAGTTCGTCGATAAAAACCAGGTGTACCAGAAGGAAAAATCCTTCGGCCGCACCAACGTCGCCGCCACCCTCATGATAGGGTTTACCCTTTAA
- a CDS encoding histidine kinase, producing MTAPEQDPRDLSAERFLRLVQEKRRGTLKIYLGLAAGVGKTFRMLQEAHDLHQHGVHVLLGYVETHGRAGTEAELRGVPLLPRKQVYYKGRALAEMDLDAIEKQRPQVVIVDELAHTNVPGSRHEKRWQDVEELMQKGISVITAVNVQHLESLHDQVLKITGTDVTERIPDRLLKMADEVVNVDLTVGELRARLEEGKIYDAAKVPTALANFFQAENLLQLRRLAVREVAQLLGHQVENSGGGAPAVDARRRNDDRILACINSNEKAAKEIIRKTSRLADRFGAAAWYVLYVQTGRESANRIGLATQRHLLNNLQLATELGAQILRVKDDDVVGAIRRVAAEKNATLLVCGVTGEKTAWERLAGRGGITRGLVRAIATATPELDIFLVTY from the coding sequence ATGACGGCCCCCGAGCAAGACCCGCGCGACCTGTCCGCCGAGCGCTTCCTGCGCCTCGTGCAGGAAAAGCGGCGCGGCACGCTCAAGATCTACCTGGGCCTGGCCGCCGGCGTGGGCAAAACCTTCCGCATGCTGCAAGAGGCCCACGACCTGCACCAGCACGGCGTGCACGTGCTGCTGGGCTACGTGGAAACCCACGGCCGCGCCGGTACCGAGGCAGAGCTGCGCGGCGTGCCGCTGCTGCCCCGCAAGCAGGTGTACTACAAGGGCAGGGCCCTGGCCGAGATGGACCTCGACGCCATTGAGAAGCAGCGGCCCCAGGTGGTGATTGTGGACGAGCTGGCCCACACCAATGTGCCCGGCTCGCGCCACGAAAAACGCTGGCAGGACGTGGAGGAGCTGATGCAGAAAGGCATTTCGGTGATTACGGCCGTGAACGTGCAGCACCTGGAAAGCCTGCACGACCAAGTGCTGAAAATTACCGGCACCGACGTGACCGAGCGCATCCCCGACCGGCTGCTGAAGATGGCCGACGAGGTGGTGAACGTGGACCTGACCGTGGGCGAGCTGCGCGCCCGCTTGGAGGAAGGCAAGATTTACGACGCGGCCAAAGTGCCCACGGCGCTGGCCAATTTCTTTCAGGCCGAGAACCTGCTGCAACTGCGGCGCCTGGCCGTGCGCGAGGTGGCCCAGCTGCTGGGCCACCAGGTGGAAAACAGCGGCGGCGGGGCCCCCGCTGTGGACGCCCGGCGCCGCAACGACGACCGCATTCTAGCCTGCATCAACTCCAACGAAAAGGCGGCTAAGGAAATCATCCGCAAAACTTCGCGCTTAGCTGACCGCTTCGGGGCCGCCGCCTGGTACGTGCTGTACGTGCAAACCGGCCGCGAAAGCGCCAACCGCATCGGCCTGGCCACCCAGCGCCACCTCCTCAACAACCTCCAGCTAGCCACCGAGCTGGGGGCCCAAATCCTGCGCGTGAAGGACGACGACGTGGTGGGGGCCATCCGGCGGGTGGCGGCCGAGAAAAACGCCACCTTATTAGTGTGCGGCGTAACGGGCGAAAAAACCGCCTGGGAGCGCCTCGCCGGCCGCGGCGGCATCACCCGGGGCCTAGTGCGGGCCATTGCCACAGCTACGCCCGAATTAGATATTTTCCTGGTAACGTATTGA